ATAAACTAGATTATGCTATCGGAGTACAAGCACGTAGCGTATCAGCTGACGGTTATATGGTCGACGAAACGATTTTAAGTATGTCTCAAGAGGTGGCAGCTGGCAAAAAAGCGAAAGCCGTTTTATCTATCGAGGATTTTGAGGGATATGATTTCCCTGAATTAAAAGAGGACTTTGAAATGGATTTACACGTATTTAACTATGATTCATTTGAAGATATTGCTCAACATGAGGTAAAAGTGTCATTTGAATAATTTAAATTAATCCCAAAACGTAAAACGACTTCTTGATAAATCGAGCTATCGTTTTACGTTTTTTGCGCTCTATTCACGGAAATAAATCTGCTTATGATGAGTACCGGTTCAAAGATACCTGGTTCTAAATCCACATTTCGTTGGATACTCGTGTTACATGCAATTATAAATATTCAACAAGTAAATAGTCCCAAAATACGACTACAATACAAATCAACGGCAACACTACATACTATCCAATATATCCCTCACAATTGTAATTTATTGTCAGAATAATTCTGTACGCAGGTAAGCGGCACTTAATATATCGTGTCCGGAAAATAGGGGCTTGATCATGGGCACCTATCCAATCTAATACATACGATACACCCTCCGTTCCCCCGCCCACGCATGCCCCAAATAAAACGGAAATGCCACAACCTCCTTCCGCTGAACATACAAAATCTCAGACTTACCCGTTTCATTAAAATCAAAGCTCTTCCCCATCAGATGGGAAGCATTTGTTAACCGCCTCGGCTTTTCACGATACATTTCCTGATGAAGCGAATAGGCGTCCAATACATCTTCACTGTAGTAGAAGGCAAACAAGCCTGGTTGGTTCGTTTGGACGGCATACAGCTTTATTTTCCCGATGTTCAACAAGTTCCGCTCCACCATGTCCGAAATCGCTTGTTCATCATATTCAATCTCATCCAGCTTTTCGGAAGCGTCGTCTGCATACACTTTACCTTCTGAAACGGCCCAGAAAACGCGATGTGCGAGGCCAATCATATCGATTTCAATCGCTAAGGAAAGCACTTCTTGTACAGTTACCATCGTCACGCCAACCTTTCCGCATTCCAATCGATATTGTAAAGAACACCCGTTTCTTTCACGTACCGGACAGCTACTGTTCCAGTTGGACCGTTGCGGTGTTTCGCAATATTGATTTCCAATACATTCGGCTTTTCCGTATCTTTGTCATAGTAATCATCCCGGTATAAAAAGCCAATGACATCGGCGTCTTGTTCAATATTTCCGGAATCACGTAAGTCGCTCATGACCGGTCTTTTATCGTCTCTCACTTCGACACCACGATTCAGCTGGGATAGACAGACAACTGGACAGTTAAACTCCTTCGCCATTTGCTTTAAGTCGTTGCTAATTTGTCCCACGACTTCAGTCCGATTATTCTTTGGGTATTCACCCTGGATGATTTGCAAATAATCGATGAAAATGATGGGTTTCAGGTGTGGATCGGTGTTGATAATTTTTCTTGCTGTGGAACGCATTTGTGACACTTTAAGTCCCGCACGGTCATCGATATGGATATTGGTTGTAGCCAATTCACTGAGAGTAGGCATCCAGTTCGACTTTTGTTTCTCTGTAAAGTGCTGGTAAGGATCGCGCATGCGTAGTCGATTATAGCGCCCAGTTACGGCAATTAACCGATCTATCATGGACACCTTGCTCATTTCTAGTGAAAAGATGATTGGTTTATAGCCAGCGACTCCTGCATGCAATGCAAAATGGTTCAACGTATCTGTCTTTCCCATAGAGGGCCTCGCTGCGATAATGATGAGTTCAGCAGGTTGAAAACCATCGAGGAGCTTGTCCAAAGCATTCAGTCCTGTCGAAACGCCTGGTACATGTGCCATCGGTTCGAAAGGCCTTTCAGCCATGCGAATTAAATCTGCTTGAATACTCGTTTCCATTCCCGCACTGCCCTCTTTTTCTAAATCCTCAAAAGCTTTTTGGATGGCTCCAATCTCCCAACCCCCTTCTTTCGCTTGGAAAAGTATTTTATTCTTCTCACGATTTTTCCACTCTTCCAGCATCATTTCCACATAACTATCAAACTTCGTTGGACTCGCAAAACTCGTCAAATCGGCCAAGTAATTCGCGCCGCCAAGTGCTGCCGGGTCCATCATCGTGAGGAGCGTAACATAATCGACGGGGCGTCTTTTGGCTAATCAATCTTGCATGCAACTGAAAATGTTTTTGTGGATATGGCTAATAAAGAAATCAATCTTCACTTCGCTATCGGTGATTAAATAGTTTTCCGCTAACATCGTCCCTAACACGCTTTTTTCAATCTGCTCGCTACGTTCCGTCATTTACTCTTCCCCCTTGCTGAAGTCTAGTTCCGGTAGGATTGGCAGCCCATTATTTGTTGCACTTCGTGTTCCATTTGCACTTCTAAATTCTTCTAAGTAGTTTTCAAAGTTTGTCGCATTGAACAATGTCGAAGGCCGTAAATATTTATTCCAATGCGTATTGTTTAGCCACATATTCACTTTCGTGTCGATGATATTTTTGAAATCGGCAAGTTCATACCCTTCACGAAAACGTGCATTCACCAATCGCTCTGTTGCTTTTGAAGATGCCTTATATTGCTTGCCAGCTTTTTCATTTAAATAGTTAATCACAGCCACAGCATCGGGATGCTGCCCGACAGTATGTTTTTTAATACTCTTAACCTCTTTGGTTATTGCTAGTGACATTTTGTCATCGCTAGACATGACAGATTGGGCTTCCCCTTCAGGACTTTTTGTTACATTCGATAGGTCATTTTGTCCTGTTTGATGTTGAAGCATCGAATAATTAATTCGATACCATTTTGTCTTGTCCATTTTCATGCGATTATAAGCATCTGTTGAAACGATAAACCCTTTTTCCTCCAGCCGATGAATTACTCTTTGGATTGTTCTTTCGGACCAAAAAAAGAATTCCTCGTTCTTCCATTCTTCATATGTCCTGTAAACCCACTTATACCCATCCCGAATGTTTTTTGAGATGAGCGATTTGTAATGTAGTTGCTGTAATAAAATCGCTTCGTTTAACCCAACTTCCTTCACTAAAGATGGCAGTACGATTAGCGGAGATTCGTTAATTAATAAATTCATCCTTATTCCCCTTTCGATTGTAAAACCTCATGTATTTTGCCGTAGCAAATTTTTCATTGACGAGTAGTCCGTTCACTCTTTATATAGAGTGTTCATTCGAAAAAGGATACAAAAAGATGAAACTTTTTTTATTTGTACAAAGTTGTCAAACACAGTTTCGGATTTTAGCCATATAAAAACACCCCAAAAGATAGGTTTTCAACACTAACTTTTGGGGTGTTTATTGTTATTTACTAAATACTTTACTAGCTACCATTTCTTTTCCACGATCTACTTCTTCACTTTCCAAAAACACTTTATCCGGCTTCACGACAAACATACTTATGAAAGTAGCGACTGTGAAGAGGGCCATAATGACATACAACACGACATCATACGAGTGTGTCTTTTCGAGAATAAGAGCGCTGAGCTGATTGCCTGATAGTCCTGCGATTGCCCAAGCAGATAAAGCCAATCCATGCACAGTCGAAATACTATTTAAACTGAAACGGTCCGACAAGAGTGGTGGCAATGATGAAAAACCTCCGCCGTAACCTGCATTGACAACACAAAGTAAGAGGATAATCAGAATTGCACTAGACTGCTGAATCCCATCAAGCACAATTGTTGCGAACAAGGCGGCAATCGATGATATAAAGATCATTTTATACACTGTATTACGATCTTGTAATCGGTCACCTAATGAAGAGAACATCAACCGTCCACCTGCATTGAAAACAGCTGTTAATGAACTTACTAAGCCAATCGCCCCGAATCCAATGAACGCTAAAATCCCTTTTTCTTGTGAAATTAACGCCAATCCACATGTAATGTTTATGTAGAACATGAGCCAAATACCAATAAATGTTTTATTAGTTAACACCTTTTTATAACTAAAACTTTGGCTTTGTACATTTTCTTCTTCAAACCCAGCAGGTTTCTTTAGCAACACATGCCCAATCACCATCATTACTAAATAGATACCCGCTAACATGTAAAACATGGTATAGACGTTCGCTGTATGTACTAACATCCCCTCATTGTTTCTTTCACCAAGGAGGTATTCCATGAGTGGGCTTGCAATGACTTTTGCTAAGCCGAAACCTGCAACCGCAAATCCCGTTGCCAACCCTTTTTGCTTCCAAAACCAAAGCATTAACGTTTTCACCGGCGTTAAATAACCAATCCCCAGACCAATGCCCATCACAATCCCGTAGGAAATATAAATACCAATCAGTGACTTTTGATAAATAAAGAAACCTGTTCCGGCCATTCCAACGACAAAAAATAGCGCCGCAAGCAGAGATGACTTATGAATGTCTTTTTCCACGAATCTTCCACCAAAAGCGGCGGACATGCCCAGAACGAAAATCGCTAAACTAAATGCCCATTCCACTTCACCAATAGGTTTTCCAATGTAGGAAGCAATGTCATTCTTAAACAACGACCAGCAGTAAACTGTACCAATACTACAGTGAATCAATAACGCAGGCAGTACAGCACGCATCCATTTATTCTCTAATCTACCCATATAACAATCCCTCTTCCTTCGCCATAATAACGAACATAAATAATTAAAACTGTAAACTAATTCGCTTTTAGGGTGAAAATGAACATAAAAATAACCTTTCAACGTTACAATTAAACCTATTCACGAATATAGATGGGATTATTATATATCATCTTCGCACAAAAAAACAGTCTAATTGTGACTGTTTTACAACAGAGTGATTTTTTCTGAGAAGATTACCGGAATTTAAAAGCGCACGCAGTTTCTGCCATCCTTTTTTGCTCTATACAAAGCCTGATCTGCTTTTCGAAATAATTCTTTCTCATTTGCATATTATAATGCCGTTTTGAATCTCTTGAGGACAAACAGCAATGTAATTAACGCCTACCCCAGTCTTGCGTAAATCACCGCCATTTTCATTGGAGAAACTAACCCACGATTGATTCTGGGCAATAATAACCCCTTCGTGATCCAATACAGCGATTTGATCTACTAGTGAATCGAGAACCGCTAGACTAAAAGGTTGCATCATCTCATCTCCTTTCTCTATAAACTTATGGCTAGGTTTTAGAACAGTTCGATATTCAATGGGAACCTAGCACTTTTATCAATAAAAAAGAGCCCTGTCCTCGTAAGGAGCATGGGCTTGGTCGCTTGTCATTATAGTAGCATATTCTGTTGATTACTTATATCGATAAGAACTCTGTATTGCAGCATAAATCATGGATAGGTAACTACCCTCTCTTAAGCCTTTACGCGATACTCCAAATTATGCTTTTTCAGTGTTTCATCTTCACCGAATAGGAAATGTTTCTCCATATCTGGGGAGTATCTTGAGTTGATTGTTTCCACGCCGACCGCTTCCGCTACAGCGCGCAACATTGCCGGGGAGGCACCACAGCATAACCCAATATAATTTACACCAATTTCTTTTGCCGCTTTTGCCCACTCAGCTAATTCATAACGGTTATGATAAAGCGGGTCTAGCGCAGTTGGGAATGTTGTTTCTAATGGGAGTTCACAACTGCAACCTGCATCTGGTAAATTGAAAAATGTAGGATTTTCTTCTGTCGTACGGTAAGGGATTGGCAATGCCCCAACATAGCCTTCCACGTTTTGTCGGATTTTTTCAAGGTATGGTTGCATCGTATCCGGACCACGGAAACAGTTCATCCCTACAACTAGCGCACCTTTTTCAGAAAGGATTCTACAAGATTCCTCCACCGTATAGCCATCTCTTAAAATATTTTCTCCCATCAATCCTAACGTGATGACTGCAGGTAAATCATGCTTTAAAATCTCCTCTAAAGCAATCACAGCTTCTTCATGGTAATAAAACGTCTCACCATTAATGAAGTCAACTTCCTCTTCCTTACACCATTTTACCATTTCAGCGAACATGCTTCTCACTTGGTCTTTTGATGCCGGATCTTCTGGGTCAAAAATATTCGTATTTGAAATATTCCCCGCTACCAACGCTTCCTCTGTCGGATGTTCTTTGGCAACTTCTTTCGCCAAACGAATCGCATTTCTATTCAATGGTTCCAATAATTCCTCTTTCCCAATAATACGCATTTTTTCTCTGTGGGCATTATACGTAAATGCCAACACAACATCTGAGCCAGCATTCATAAAATCCCTATAAGTCTGTTTCAGCGCATCGGGATTATCTAGCGCAACCTCGGGCACAAATGAACCTGCTTGTAAATAACCTCTTCGCTCTAATTCAAATAAATACCCTTCTCCTACAATTACCGGACCGTCTTTTAACCTTTGCTCCAAACTGCGTTTCATTTCATTTCCTCCTCTTTAATAAGTCGTGCTTTTTATATTTACCAAAAATAAAACCCCTTCTTTTGATAAGAAGAGGTTGATGGTATCAATGTTTCACTCTTCTTATCTCCAAGCTGTACGCTACTGGAATTAGCACAGTACTTTAAAAGTCTGTTGCTGAGGCTTCAAAGGGCCAGTCCCTCCACCTCTCTGGATAAGAAAGTTGCTTATTAAGTTGGTAATGAATACTTTACATATCTTTTAACTGAATGTCAATGTTATTCTGAATATACAAAAATTAACTCACCTCTAAAACAATACAAAATTGCATTGGAACCAAGCACTCAAAATCAACGTCATATGTTTTCGCCGAAAATCCCAGCTTTTGTTCATTGATTGGGTTGTTCATTATCTAGAGAGAAGTTCGTTTTAGAAAAGGATGAAACTTTTTTTGAAAAGGTATAAATTTCACGGATTCTTGATATACATCAAGTCTAAATTTGGGTAATCTATATATACTACTTCAGTTAAAATCAATTTATTAAATTTGCTGACGGCTGAAGCAAAGAAAAGGTGATTGTAGTTGGAAGATTTTTTAGCATCAAAAAGAAATACAAGTGGTTTCTCACATAGTAAAATCATTTTGACCGGAGAACATGCAGTTGTTTATGGAAATCCGGCTATTGCGCTGCCATTTCCACTCAAAGTGGAGGCTATCATTGAAGAAATAACAAGTGACATCATCGTAGAATCTACGTTTTATACCGGACCGTTGGAACAGATTCCTACAAAATTAAAAGGAATCAGCGCCTGTATCCAACAAGTTTTGAGCGATTTAAATCGTCCTTGTGACAAACTAAAGATAACGATTCATTCCCAAATTCCTATTGGGAAAGGTCTTGGATCTAGTGCGGCGATTGCTGTCGCGATTGTCAGAGGATTATTTTCCTTTTTCGAAACGAAGTTAGATGACGAGACACTGGCAGCCTTTGTACATACTGCTGAAGTGTATGCTCACGGGAATCCAAGTGGCATCGATATGGCTACAGCGATGAGCGATACACCCATCTGGTTTCAAAACGGAGACATTGTTCGTCTCGAAGTCACTTCCCCTCTCCATTTTGTAATTGCTGATTCAGGAAGGATTGGTAATACGCAAAAAACAGTGAGTCGGGTCAGAGCGCTATACGATAAAGATGAAGTTTTAAAGGAAAACTCATTGAGAAGAATGAAAGAAATTGCTTTTGCCGCTAAATCTGCCATGGCCAAAGGGGATATACTGGAACTCGGCAAACTCCTTAATAAAAATCATTCTGAATTGATTCGAATTGGCGTGAGTGATGATGGGTTGAATCAACTTGTCCATACTGCGAAAAAAGCGGGAGCGCTTGGGGCCAAATTAACAGGTGGCGGTGATGGGGGCTGTATGCTTGCTTTGACGGACTCAAAGGAGAAAGCGGAAGAAATTTCAAGTGCGCTAGCTTCTGCAGGCGCACATCAAACGTGGTGCTTTACAATTGAATCTTAGGTAAATGATTTAATAGAATAGACAATACGTTTTACATTTATGGCGAATCATTCATTCCTCCAAAATGGATGATTCTTTTTTCAAACTTGATGTACGTCAAGTTTTTTTGATGCCTTTCATGTAAACTACACATATCTTCCCTCTTGAGAATGATTCTCAATTTCATTTACAATAGGATATATCATAGAAAGGATGTGTCATTTTATGAGTCATCATAAAAAAGGACATCAAAATACCCAAGATCATGAAAAAGAAAATATTGAGGTATGGGAAGATCTCGTTCATATAAAGGATTTGCTTTTAGCATTACTAATCTGTTCCGTCACGACACTCAGCGGTTATTTTATTGCCCCAAGTGAACCCCCTAAACCATTATTTTTTGGTTTGTTCGGAGCCTTGATTGGCTTTTTAATTACGAGTATAATCATACAGCCGAAACGAACTTTTAATGGGACAAAGGAGGAGAAATAATATGGATATAACCTTACTTTTGCAAATGGTTGGTATCGCAATGCTCGCGGCGATTATTTATACGATTATTGGCGTTGCGCCTGGAACGGATGAGACGGCAACCATTGCCCCAGTCATATTGGTCCTAGTATTATCCGGACTAGAGCCAATCCTTGTCCTTACTTTCTTTATGTCTGCCATTGTTTCTAGTAAATTGACAGATTCCATTCCTGTCGCTCTAGCTGGAATTCCCGGGGGCGTCATGGCGACCCCGCAAGTAGAGCATGCACTTATCTTAAAAAAACATGGCCTAACGGATGTAACGATTCGAAAAATGGCTTCGGGTTCTGTCATTGGGACACTCGTTTCTGTGCCTGTGAGTTTATTATTTGCTCATGCACTCATCCCGTTCGCTGATGTCATTAAGGAATACGGGAGCTCATTGTTTTTTGCTGGCGCGATTATACTAGCACTCATAAGTAAAAATCGCTGGGTAGCACTAGTATCGATTCTCCCCTTCGCACTTTTAATCGAAGGGTTACGCCATCTCTATTGGGATACTGGCGTAGTACCAGCGGGAACGAATGTATTTATTTCTTTCTTCCTCGGCATTACAATTGGTCCAATGATCGTAACTTTGTTTGGATTGTTAAACAAGGAAAAAAGAGATCGATTAGAACGATTTGGGAAAAAAGACATCTATTTTAAACAAGAGAAGATAGATGGAATAAAAGCAAATCCATTTACCATTTTAACTAAGAAGGAGATTGGATTCAGTTCTTTATCCTCAGCGATTGGCTCCATTGCGTTTATTCTGAGCCCTGTCGGTTTAACGACATTTCTCGGGGAAGTGTTTACGAGTAGAATAAAGGACCCGGTAAAGAAAGCGTCTCTTGCCATTGCCTCTATGGATGCATTGGCAAATGCCACTTATATTTCGGGTGTGTTGATCCCACTCATTGCGCTTGGAATTCCATTGTCTCCGACGGCAATGGGCCCTGGTAATCCTTTATTTAACGCACCACCCGTTTTCACCATCGATCATAATCTCCACCATATTCTTTCAAATGGTGACTTTATTTCGGCTACTTTAGTTGGTGCAATCGTTGCCCTGGCCATTACTTATTTCCTTACGATCAAATATTCTAGGCAAATTTGTATTTTTGTTTTCAAACGGATTCCACACGAAGCGATGCTCGGTTTATTCTTTAGTTTAGTCCTCCTTCTCGCCTTTATGGATGGCGGTTGGATGAATGTGGCCGGTGTTTTTCTTGTTGGATTTGTTGCGGGAACACTACATCGTACAGGGGTCAATTACGGGGTACAATTTATGACACTTTATTCTGCACCGTGGATTATTTCACTGCTTGCAAATCTTTAATTTTGAAAGGAAAGATGACATGCCTGAACATAGAAAGTTTGAACAGGTGACTGCTAAGGCGCATGCGAACATCGCCTTAATTAAATATTGGGGGAAACGGGATGAAGAATTATTTCTACCGATGAATTCCAGTCTTTCGGTCACACTAGACAAATTTTACACAGAAACTTCTGTACAGTTTTGTGGGAAATTAAAAAAAGATGTTTTTATCTTTAACAACAATATTGCGGATGAAGCCGAAACGAATAAGGTTTCTAATTACTTAAACCAAATACGAAAAATGGCAGGAGTGGAGCGGTATGCAATGGTCCAGTCAGTTAACCACGTGCCAACCGCCGCTGGATTTGCTTCCTCGGCTTCTGGATATGCAGCACTTGCATCCGCTGCTGTACGAGCAATTGATTTAGATATCGATCAGAAGAAACTGACGCAAGTGGCACGAATTGGGTCAGGTTCTGCCTGTCGTTCCATTTATGGCGGTTTTGTTGAATGGACAAAAGGAGATTTAGAAGATGGTTCTGATTGTTATGCTAGACAGCTTGAAAACGAAGACTATTGGGATTTAAGCATTCTTGCCATCCAATTATCTGCCGAAGAAAAGTCCCTTTCAAGCCGTGCGGGAATGAAACTTACAGTTGACACTTCCCCCTATTACGAACTATGGGTGAAAGAGGCCGGGAAGGATCTTGCGACACTAAAAGATGCGCTTCGTCATAAGGATTTTGAACAACTTGGTCAAGTAACCGAATCCAATGCGTTAAAAATGCACGCAACTACCTTGGGCGCAAATCCTCCTCATTGGTACTGGGAACCAGGCACCATCTCCGTCATGAATCAAGTACGAAAACTGAGGGATTCTGGGATTCCGGCATATTTTACAATGGATGCAGGGCCAAATGTATTTGTTTTATGTCAGCAAAGAGATAAAGAAGTTGTTGAGCAAACGCTTCTTACCCTTAAAGAAGTTCAAAAAATATATGTTTGCCAGCCCGGCCCTGGGGTATCCTACTTGGCAAAATAACGATTGAAGATAAAGGTGGATAGATATGACTGTTTCAAGTTACCGGATAAAAGTTCCAGGTAAAATGATGATTGCTGGAGAATATGCAGTATTAGAACCTGGACAACTAGCGGTTGTGGGTGCCATTACCCGTTATGTGACTGTCAGGATTGAGGATGGGACGAAAAACGCCCTCTCCATACCAGCGTTTGGGCTAAAAGAGATTACATGGGGTGATGATTCTGAATGTCTATTGAGCACGAAGGATCATCGGCTTCGCTTCATTCAAAATGCGCTGGTTGTTGCGACTCGCTTTCTTCGCGAAAAGAATGTGCCCATTCAGAAGTGCTCGATAACCACCTTAAGTGAACTTGATGATAAAGACTCAGGGGTAAAATATGGGCTTGGTTCAAGTGCAGCAATCACAGTAGCGGTTGTGACCGCAATGATAAAATTCCATCTTAACGATGAGGATGACATATCGCAGGATAAAATTTTTAAATTAGCTGTGATTGCCCATTTCTTAACACAACAAAATGGATCGGGAGCAGATATTGCCGCGGCCGTTTATGGCGGACTCCTCGCCTATTGTACTTTTAATAGCGATTGGTTAAAGGAGAAATTGGAACATGACGAGCCATTCACGTCATTAGTCGAGCAGCATTGGCCGGATCTTATGATTGAGCGGCTGAATCCTTCCGAAGCGTTCTCCATGTCTGTCGGCTGGACAAAAGAGTCAGCTGCAACCGGGCCAATGGTCAATAAAATACAGACCTTTCAACTGGAAAGTCCGCTTATGTATGCGCGCTTTTTAGAGGAAAGCCATGCTGCTGTCACCCGTTTCATTCAGGGAATCAAAACAGATCATCAACAAGACGTGTTAGCAGCGATAAAGGAAAACCGTCTATTGCTGAAACGTCTCGGTGAGGATGCAGGTGTACCAATTGAAACAGCGGAACTCACTAATTTATGTCAGATTGCTGAAAAGTTCGGGAGTGGCAAATTGTCTGGAGCAGGTGGCGGAGATTGCGGAATAGCTTTCTTAAACGACTCGGAGCAGAAGCATAACTTAATGGAGGCTTGGCAAGCCGCAGGGATTGAACCACTTGATCTGGAAATTTCAATTCCCGGTGTCACCTTCATTGAATATGATCGTAAACTAGCGTTAGGTCAATACTTACAAATCCAGCATCAAGAATAGATGCTGGATTTTGTTTTTGTTTCTGCAAATCAAAAAACGCGTGCCTGTACACGGCACAATTCAGTCGCAATTATTGAGTTTTGTGGTGCAAAAACATACCAAAGGTTAAAGCTTACACTCCAACACTTCTTTTCCATTATCAATCATATCCTTTTAACAAACGACTTCTCCGTTCTCGTAGGTTCCTTGCCTCCCTCTTTCTGGCATTCAGTTCCCACTGTAATTCGCCATTGATTCGTGGATCTTGCCGGTCCATCGTACTCCTTCCTGTCGATCCAACTATCTTACGCACCTTCTCTATTTCATCTTCAAAAAATAACATGTCCATTCCACCTCCCTACACAATCATTAAAGAGAAAAAACACAACAATTCTCCTTTCTATAGAATACGCAAGTAAAGTAAGCCCGCAGAGGTTATGCGCACAACGGAAATATTTTTTGTTTTTTTGGTGCCATTCACTCAAAAAAACATGGATATTGTAATATTCATGTTTTTTGATTTAACGTGATTGTTTTAGTGACTGGAACCTAAGCCTTGAATTGTGTGCTAAACACGACCATTTTGACAATAAACCGTGACATTTCTCACAGTAGCCAATCCTTTTTTTATGTTAAAATCATTTCTATCAAATTTAAAGACTCATTGAAAAGAGGTTTGTGAATGATTGAACTTACTGCAACTGCAGAGTCGGTTGATCAAGCGAAAGCGTTGGTCAATGCCGGGGTTGATACATTATATATTGGGGAAGAACAATTTGGGTTACGCTTACCTACCGCATTTTCCCTAGATGAAATTAAAGAAATTACATCGTTTGCACATATACACAATAAACGCGTTTGTGTAGCGGTAAATGCAATTATGCATAATGAACAGATTGAAGAAGTCATTCCGTATCTGGAGTTTTTACAACAGATTGGCGTCGATGCCATTACGGTTGGTGACCCGGGTGTAATTCATTTATTAAAAAAACATGACATCGAAATTCCCTACGTTTACGATGCCCAAACATTGGTCACCAGTGCGAAACAAGTTAACTTTTGGGCAAAACGTGGTGCAGTCGGTGCTATTCTAGCAAGGGAAATTACATTTGAGGAATTA
This window of the Sporosarcina pasteurii genome carries:
- a CDS encoding phosphomevalonate kinase, with amino-acid sequence MTVSSYRIKVPGKMMIAGEYAVLEPGQLAVVGAITRYVTVRIEDGTKNALSIPAFGLKEITWGDDSECLLSTKDHRLRFIQNALVVATRFLREKNVPIQKCSITTLSELDDKDSGVKYGLGSSAAITVAVVTAMIKFHLNDEDDISQDKIFKLAVIAHFLTQQNGSGADIAAAVYGGLLAYCTFNSDWLKEKLEHDEPFTSLVEQHWPDLMIERLNPSEAFSMSVGWTKESAATGPMVNKIQTFQLESPLMYARFLEESHAAVTRFIQGIKTDHQQDVLAAIKENRLLLKRLGEDAGVPIETAELTNLCQIAEKFGSGKLSGAGGGDCGIAFLNDSEQKHNLMEAWQAAGIEPLDLEISIPGVTFIEYDRKLALGQYLQIQHQE